The stretch of DNA TCGAATTCGAGCGGGGCAGCCCCGGTTCCGCCCTCGGAGCCGTCGACGATGATGAAGTCCGGGGTGATGCCGGTCTCGAGCATGGCCTTGCAGATGGCGAGGAATTCCGTGCGGGAACCGACGCAGAGTTTGAAGCCGATGGGTTTTCCGCCGGACAATGCACGAAGTGTGGTGATGAAGTCGATGAGCTCGAGCGGGGTGCAGAAGGCGCTGTGGGATGGCGGCGAGATCACGGTCTGCCCGACCGGCACCCCTCGGGTTCGGGCGATCTCGGGGCTGACTTTCGCGGCGGGGAGCACTCCCCCGAGCCCGGGTTTCGCCCCCTGGGAGAGCTTGATGGAGATGCATTTCACCTGAGGCAGGGCGGCCTTGGCGGCGAACTCGCCGGGATCGAAGTGCCCATCGGGGTCGCGGCAGCCGAAGTAGCCGGATCCGATCTCCCAGATCAGGTCGCCGCCATGCGCGAGGTGGTAAGGACTGATACCGCCCTCGCCGGTGTCGTGGGCGAACCCGCCGCGGGCCGCGCCCCCGTTGAGCGCCTCGATGGCGTTGCCCGACAGGGATCCGAAGCTCATCGCCGAGACGTTGTACAAGGCGATGTCGTACCCCATGGTGCACTGCGGACCGCCGATCCGGACATGTGGTGTGTCATCGGAGGCGGTATGCGCGCGCAACGAGTGGGTGACGAACTCGTATCCGGTGGCGGTGACGTCCCGTTCGGTTCCGAAGGGTTCCACGTCCTTGGTGCCCTTGGCGCGTTCGTACACCGTGGTGCGGGTGTCGCGGTCGAACGGTGTTCCGTCCGTGGATCGTTCGATGAAGTATTGCTGGATCTCGGGGCGTATCCGCTCGAGCAGGAACCGGGCGTGGCCGATCACCGGATAGTTCCGCAGCACACTGTGCCTGCGCTGCAGCAGGTCCCAGGTGCCGACCATCGCGATCGCCGCCGCGATCACCGTGACGAGCAGCCACCAGCTCGACACGAGGAAGATCAGCAGCAGCGACGCCACCCCCAGCACCCAGGCGCCCGCGATGACCAGCCAACGGATCATGGGAATCCCTCCCGGCGCGTGTGCACGGACGAGGCGCCCACCCGCCGTTGCGGCGACAGCGCACCCGATCGATCAGGTCCGGCCGAACCGCAAGCGCCGTCGGTGAATCCAGGAAGTTCGGACGAGTTCGAGCAGGGCCGTCGACACCACCACCACCGAGACGGGGGCGGTGTCTCGGGTGTTCGCGTCCGTGCCTGCTGCTGGGGCGTGAGTGTCACCGCGCACCACCGGGCACCGGATCGGCCAGGTATCTCAAGAGCTCGTCCGGGTCGGCCAGTTTCGCCGGGTCGACCCGCTCACCGGAGCGCACCAGCGCCTCGATGGCGTCGGTGACACCCCAGGTGTTGACGTTCATGCCGGCCAGCACCCGCCCGTCCCGCATCCAGAAGGCGATGAACTCGCCGGCGGCGACGTCGCCGCGGAACACCACCGAGTCGTAACTACCGTGCGGGGCGTAGCCGGAATACTCCATCCCGCTGTCGTACTGATCGGAGAAGAAGTAGGGCACCTGGTCATAGGCGGTGACCCGGCCGCTCATGTTCGCCGCCGCCACCGGTCCCTGGTTGAGGGCGGCCGACCAGTGCTCGAGGCGCAGATGAGTTCCCAGTAGCGGGTAATAGGTGTTGGCGACGTCCCCGGCGGCGTACACGTCGGGGTCGGTCGTGGCCAGGTGTTCGTCGACGACGATCCCGTTGTCGACCGCCAGCCCGGCCGTCTCGGCCAGTGCGGTGTTGGGCACGATGCCCACCCCCACGACGATCGTGTCCGCTTCGATCACGGTGCCATCGGTGAGGCGGATTCCGGTGGCCTGGTTGTCCTTACCGGCGATCTCGCGCACCCCGGAGTTCAGTCGCAACTCCACACCGTGGTCGCGGTGCAGGGCGGCGTAGGTTTCGGCGACCTCGGCGCCGAGCACCGCCAGCAACGGCAATTTCGACCTCCCCACCACCGTGACGTCGCAGCCCGCCGCTCGGGCGGCGGCCGCGGTCTCCAAACCGATCCACCCCGCCCCGACGATCGCGACCCGGTCCGCCGCGGCGAACGCGGCCTTCAGTGTTTCGCAGTCGGTGACCCGGCGCAGGTAGTGCACCCCGCCCAGATCGGCGCCGGGCACCTGCAGCCGGCGGGGCGACGAACCGGTGGTCAACAGCACCTTGTCGTATCCGAGCCGCTCCACGCCGTCGATGACCACCTCGTGTTCGGCTGTGTCGAGGGCGGTGACCGGGGTCCCCACACGCAACTCGATGTCGTGTTCGGTGTACCACCCGGCCGGGTGAATGTAGATCTTCTGCCGCTCGGTGGTGCCTTGGAGGTAGGACTTCGACAGTGGGGGTCGGTCGTAGGGGCGGTCGGTCTCGTCGCCGATGAGAACGATCCTTCCGTCGAACCCGCCGGTGCGCAGCGCCTCAGCGGCCTTTGCGCCGGCCAGTCCGGCGCCCACGATGACGAATGTCTGCTCTGCAGTGGCCATGTCATGTCCTTCTGATGCGAGGTGTTTCAGGTGTGAGGACCGATTTCATGCGCGCTGTGGCTCAGGTCGCGGTGTCCTGTTCACCGCACACCGTCCGTATCGCGCGCCCGTTCGGGTCGGGTCGGCCGGCCAGGAGGTCATCGTTGCGCCAGCTGGTGGGCTTTGGCACGGAGTTCGGTGAGCAGATCGGCGAACGACTGGTGAAAGGCGGCGACACCCTGGTCTTCGAGGGTGCGGCCGACGTCGTCCATGTCGATGCCCGCCGCGGCGAGCTCGTCCAGGACGGCGGCCGCGCCGGCGGGGACGGTGTCGATGGAGCGGGTGAGGGTGCCGTGATCCTCGAATGCCGTGATGGTGGCCTCGGGCAGCGTGTTGACGGTGTCCGGGCCGATGAGACTGTCGACGTAGCGGGTGTCCGGGTAGTCGGGGTTCTTGGTCGAGGTCGATGCCCACAGTGGCCGTTGCACCCGGGCGCCGCGGGCGGCGAGTGTCTCCCACCGCGTTCCGGTGAAGCGGTCCTGGAAGATCCGGTAGGCGAGGCGTGCTTGGGCGATCGCCGCCCGACCCCGCAACGCCGGGGCCTCGGGGTCGCCGCTGTGCTCGAGACGTTTATCGACCTCGGTGTCGACGCGGCTGACGAAGAATGATGCGACACTGCGCACCGCGGCCAGATCCGCGCCCCGTGCCGCACGCGCTTCCAGACCTTGCAGGTACGCCTCGATCACCTGTTCGTAGCGGGCGAGGGAGAAGATCAAGGTGATGTTGATGCTGACGCCCTTGCCGATCATGTCCGCGATCGCCGGTATTCCCTCCGCGGTCGCGGGGATCTTCACGAACACGTTCGGTCGGGCGATCCGTTCGTGCAGTCGCCCGGCCGCGGCGATGGTGGCGTCGGTGTCCCGGGCCAGTTCCGGGGCGACCTCGATCGAGACGAACCCATCGGTGCCGCCCGAGGTGTCGTAGACGGGCCGCAGTACCGCGGCTGCGTCGACGACATCGGCCGCGGCGAGCTCCCAATAGGCGTCCTCGACCGCGCGTCCCTGGGCGATGAGTGCCGCGAACTGTGCGTCGTAGGCATCGGAGCCGGCGATGGCGCGCGCGAAGATGGTGGGGTTGGCCGTCACCCCTCGTATTCCGGCGGCCACGAACTCGGCGAGGGTGCCATCGCGCAGGTAGGGGCGGGTGAGGTTGTCCAACCACGGGCTTTGCCCCTGCTCACGGTACAGGCGATGCAACCGGCTCACCGTTGCCCCTACCGGTGCGGGTGGGAATCTGGTCATCATCGTGCCTTTCGTCGTTCGGGCGTCTCATTCACGCCGACTTCGCTCAGCGCTCTGCCCGCGTGCACGCCGTGTCACTGCCGGTCGGTAGGGGGTTGTTCTCGTGGGGCGAGAAACTTCGACGGATCGCTGCCCGCCCGGGCGCCGGAGGTGAACCACGCCGCGAATCCCTGGGGATCGCGGCGCTCGATCTCGTCGAGGTATTGCCGGCGGATCCGGGCCAGTTGCAGCCGGTCGGTGACCGACGTGGCGTTCTGCAGCTCCGCGAAACTGGTGCGCCAGCCGCGGCACAGCGCATCATCGGACAATTCCGCACAGCTCGGCGGCGTCGGCAGGGACCCCGGAGCGCTCGCCTCGTCCGGATCACTCAGAGCCGCCGGCTGCGGGGAGAGTAACTGCGCCAACGGCGGCCAGCGTCGGAGCCGCCGCGCCACCGGCCCGGCGGTGACCGTCAGCACGAGCACCAGCGGCACGGCCGCCGCGCCGGACAGTGCGATCAGGCCCACAACACAGATCAGGGC from Rhodococcus opacus B4 encodes:
- a CDS encoding NAD(P)/FAD-dependent oxidoreductase, encoding MATAEQTFVIVGAGLAGAKAAEALRTGGFDGRIVLIGDETDRPYDRPPLSKSYLQGTTERQKIYIHPAGWYTEHDIELRVGTPVTALDTAEHEVVIDGVERLGYDKVLLTTGSSPRRLQVPGADLGGVHYLRRVTDCETLKAAFAAADRVAIVGAGWIGLETAAAARAAGCDVTVVGRSKLPLLAVLGAEVAETYAALHRDHGVELRLNSGVREIAGKDNQATGIRLTDGTVIEADTIVVGVGIVPNTALAETAGLAVDNGIVVDEHLATTDPDVYAAGDVANTYYPLLGTHLRLEHWSAALNQGPVAAANMSGRVTAYDQVPYFFSDQYDSGMEYSGYAPHGSYDSVVFRGDVAAGEFIAFWMRDGRVLAGMNVNTWGVTDAIEALVRSGERVDPAKLADPDELLRYLADPVPGGAR
- the tal gene encoding transaldolase, with protein sequence MMTRFPPAPVGATVSRLHRLYREQGQSPWLDNLTRPYLRDGTLAEFVAAGIRGVTANPTIFARAIAGSDAYDAQFAALIAQGRAVEDAYWELAAADVVDAAAVLRPVYDTSGGTDGFVSIEVAPELARDTDATIAAAGRLHERIARPNVFVKIPATAEGIPAIADMIGKGVSINITLIFSLARYEQVIEAYLQGLEARAARGADLAAVRSVASFFVSRVDTEVDKRLEHSGDPEAPALRGRAAIAQARLAYRIFQDRFTGTRWETLAARGARVQRPLWASTSTKNPDYPDTRYVDSLIGPDTVNTLPEATITAFEDHGTLTRSIDTVPAGAAAVLDELAAAGIDMDDVGRTLEDQGVAAFHQSFADLLTELRAKAHQLAQR
- a CDS encoding FMN-binding glutamate synthase family protein; the encoded protein is MIRWLVIAGAWVLGVASLLLIFLVSSWWLLVTVIAAAIAMVGTWDLLQRRHSVLRNYPVIGHARFLLERIRPEIQQYFIERSTDGTPFDRDTRTTVYERAKGTKDVEPFGTERDVTATGYEFVTHSLRAHTASDDTPHVRIGGPQCTMGYDIALYNVSAMSFGSLSGNAIEALNGGAARGGFAHDTGEGGISPYHLAHGGDLIWEIGSGYFGCRDPDGHFDPGEFAAKAALPQVKCISIKLSQGAKPGLGGVLPAAKVSPEIARTRGVPVGQTVISPPSHSAFCTPLELIDFITTLRALSGGKPIGFKLCVGSRTEFLAICKAMLETGITPDFIIVDGSEGGTGAAPLEFEDHVGMPLTEGLMLVHNALVGTGLRDRIKIGASGKVANGIDIIKRLIQGADFTLAARAMMFAVGCIQAQRCHTNRCPVGVTTQDARRARALHVPDKTTRVYNLQRSTVASAQQILASMGLDDFCDLDPSMLNRRIQGHRTMTYADLHEWLQPGDLLTEDPPTSWLRDWTNADSSRF